The genomic region AAACCCCACGTTCCCCAACTCCAAAACTTGATCAGTTTCACCACCGAGGAGCCGCCCACCGAGCCCTCCGGATACACCCACACCCCGTAGCGGGCCCCCGTCACCGCATCCACCCGGCCTCCCAGCCCCCCGCCAAACGCCCCCGCCGGCAGCTGCAGCCGCCCCTCCACCGTGTAATCGCTCCAGTTCCCCGCCGCGTAGGCGTACCCGTCATTGTTCACCGGGCTGGTTCCCGTCATCGTCCCGCCCGCCACATTCCACGTTCCCTGCACCGTCGTCCACAGAGGATCGGATCCGCCCGGCCCCGAAAACGCATCACTCAACAGCAGAACGCTGCCAGCCGGCCACAACGTCAAGGCCCCGCTCCGGTTTGTCCCCACGTAACTGGCCGTCACCGCCAACGGCGTCATCCCTGACACCGCACTGGTGCTGACGCCGAACGTCGCACTCGTGGCGCCCCCCTCCACCGTCACGCTCGCCGGCACCTGCGCCACCGCCGGATTGCTGCTCTGAAGCGTCACCACCGCTCCCCCCGACAGCGCCGGCCCGGTCAGGGTCACCGTCCCTTGCGACCCGCTTCCCCCCGTCACCGCCCCCGGATTCAGGGTCACCGAATCCAACGTCACGGAGGTCACCGTGAGGGTTACGGTCGCGACGTTCGACAGTACACCTCCGGCGCTCGCCTGGTACGTGAAATTGTCGGTCCCACTGAAACTGACGAACGGGGCGTAGCTGAATGAGCCATCCGACTGCAGGCTGAGCGTCCCCTGTGCTGTTGAACTCACCAGCGTGGCGGTTAATCCGGCGCCCGTGTCATTGCCCAGCACCCCAGGCGCCGGAACATTCAACGTGCCACCCTGCGCTACACTATAGGCGTCGTTCTGCGCCACTGGCGCCAGTGGCGTTACGGTGATCGTCACGGTTGCAGTGTTCGAAAGTTCGCCTCCCGCGCTTGCCTGGTACGTGAAACTGTCGGCTCCGCTGAAACTGGCAAAGGGAGCGTAACTGAACGAGCCATCCGACTGCAGACTGAACGTTCCTTGTGCTGGTGGACTCACCAGCGTGGCCGTCAAGCCCGCACCCGTGTCATTGCCCAACACCCCGGGAACTGTGACATCCAGCGTGCCACCCTGCGCCACACTGTAGGCATCATTCTGCGCCACCGGCGTCAGCGACGTCACCGTGAGGGTCACGGTCGCGACGTTTGACAGCACACCTCCCGCACTCGCCTGGTAGGTGAAACTATCGGTCCCACTGAAACTGGCGAAGGGCGCGTAACTGAACGAGCCGTCCGACTGCAGACTGAAGGTCCCATGCGTCGGTGAGTTCACCAGCGCGGCCGTTAATCCATCGCCCGTGTCATTGCCCAACACCGCTGGAGCAGCCACCTCCAGCGTGCCACCTTGCATTACGCTGTAGGCGTCATTCTTTGCGACCAGGGTGAGGGGGTACGAGACTTCGACACTGGAAACCGTTGTCCCCACCTGTACTTTGATTCCCTGATGGTAGGTCCTGTAGCTGCCTGGATCGGCCACCACCCCGTTCAGCTTGACTTCGACATCACTCGAGACAACCGTCCAGTTGGGAATGACCAGCTCGATAGCGGTGTCAGCGTCCGTGGCCCCTGTAATCGACGCCGTGGCGACCAAATGATGATCGGTAATCAAGCAACTGGGAGTTACCTGCACGGGTGACCGTTTCGTCCACCAACCCAACACCGTGGTCGCATTCACCGGCCAGATGGCGGGCTTGGCTGCAGCGTACTGGATGTACGCGGCGGGATTCGGATTCGTCGAAGGTTCATGCATGTATAAGTTGATGAGTGCACCCAGGCCGTAGTAGTAGTCGACCAGGCCCTGGATCGTAGGCGGGGTGTGGTATGGATTTATAGCTTGAGCGATGTCCCCATTGATGTACCAATCGCTGACAGGCAAGGTGACGAAGCTGAATCGCTTCCCCTGCGTCTCGGTTGAAACGGTCCAATGGGGAAAGGGGCTGAGCTTCTGCTCGCCCG from Terriglobia bacterium harbors:
- a CDS encoding tandem-95 repeat protein — its product is MRKLLLAACLLISFTFSALAAEPVVAIHVSELTQALETMPASGATPTGAGYTGHQWWTPYWHYFVMPESLKEALRSDGTPFVVVSDADIRAGSLLNPDGSPKYPIVISLASEAVSDDEVTPLENYVSAGGFLFVGSSSFTRNPDGTTRGDFALADAMGLHMMNASLQNWDQSWDFYKMIDHRLVSHIPDGQLIWRMPLTSEDVSWGKTPDHEIELYHNMWMTNADGATVIALGSGNPYLATKSYGKGYFIYHAAMQPLIGHGGWAPGMYAYGIFRNAIEWAFETANLPLIKVSPWPYPYNSAYAVRHDFENSQSLISSIESSAQFDSSVGARGDYYFCTGVLRVEMENSPDTIASLRRAVSLSGATIGSHNGGLSNPGNPDLTVSDGDYWHWGPDEILDILPPGYPSGGAYASASIAASFADLDGWLSGLSTNTRNWVSPWFNSTREGSYQILEQLGVATAGEQKLSPFPHWTVSTETQGKRFSFVTLPVSDWYINGDIAQAINPYHTPPTIQGLVDYYYGLGALINLYMHEPSTNPNPAAYIQYAAAKPAIWPVNATTVLGWWTKRSPVQVTPSCLITDHHLVATASITGATDADTAIELVIPNWTVVSSDVEVKLNGVVADPGSYRTYHQGIKVQVGTTVSSVEVSYPLTLVAKNDAYSVMQGGTLEVAAPAVLGNDTGDGLTAALVNSPTHGTFSLQSDGSFSYAPFASFSGTDSFTYQASAGGVLSNVATVTLTVTSLTPVAQNDAYSVAQGGTLDVTVPGVLGNDTGAGLTATLVSPPAQGTFSLQSDGSFSYAPFASFSGADSFTYQASAGGELSNTATVTITVTPLAPVAQNDAYSVAQGGTLNVPAPGVLGNDTGAGLTATLVSSTAQGTLSLQSDGSFSYAPFVSFSGTDNFTYQASAGGVLSNVATVTLTVTSVTLDSVTLNPGAVTGGSGSQGTVTLTGPALSGGAVVTLQSSNPAVAQVPASVTVEGGATSATFGVSTSAVSGMTPLAVTASYVGTNRSGALTLWPAGSVLLLSDAFSGPGGSDPLWTTVQGTWNVAGGTMTGTSPVNNDGYAYAAGNWSDYTVEGRLQLPAGAFGGGLGGRVDAVTGARYGVWVYPEGSVGGSSVVKLIKFWSWGTWGFTPMAEASLPGVGTRWHTLTVTFQGNRIVVYYDGVQVLDTTDNGFDSRPAYTSGGVSLEMSSWAMSTPNVLSVDDVWVLAPPVTLAATNTALTSSLNPSNVGQAVTFTAVVTSGAGTPTGTVTFNEGATALGTGTLSAGTASLMTVSLSAGTHSITAVYNGDASFAGSTSAVLSQGVNKNGTGTVV